From one Psilocybe cubensis strain MGC-MH-2018 chromosome 13, whole genome shotgun sequence genomic stretch:
- a CDS encoding WD repeat-containing protein JIP5 — MDIRSKKPEPIAQSEDQEDELLSIVSIRGGSKFVVGTQLGILSIFNRSSGWGDCVDRIPGHPMSVDALCALPPDIPGVDTTSTILTGSSDGMVRAVQILPTKLLGVVADHGEWPIERISVGGGLGQLTIESEESSSHGETRIKSNNVEGENEGTEAHHSRWWVGSVGHEEVLRMTDLVGFFRDNEGDETNQGALGVEVSEDDSDEGSDSGSEEDNAEGTQKQPDVLAPASGEVDEDEGDNSADSSESEPEAPLPAKRKRKQQQNEPVMAKKKKGKNTVEIEPSFFDEL, encoded by the exons ATGGATATCAGGTCTAAGAAGCCAGAACCTATTGCCCAATCAGAAGATCAGGAGGATGAGCTTTTGTCGATAGTCTCGATAAGAGG AGGATCAAAATTCGTAGTGGGAACTCAGCTTGGAATATTGTCTATCTTTAATCGCAGCAGTGGTTGGGGCGACTGTGTCGACAGAATACCAGG GCATCCAATGTCGGTCGATGCATTGTGTGCTCTCCCCCCAGATATCCCCGGGGTTGATACCACCAGCACCATCCTGACAGGCTCATCCGATGGGATGGTACGAGCTGTCCAAATTTTACCCACAAAACTGCTCGGTGTCGTAGCCGATCACGGCGAATGGCCCATTGAACGCATTTCAGTAGGTGGAGGTCTGGGACAGCTGACGATTGAGTCTGAGGAAAGTTCTTCGCACGGTGAGACGCGAATAAAGTCCAACAATGTTGAAGGGGAAAACGAAGGCACAGAAGCACATCATTCTAGGTGGTGGGTGGGAAGCGTTGGCCATGAAGAGGTGTTGAGGATGACAGACCTTGTTGGATTTTTCCGCGATAATGAGGGCGACGAAACTAATCAGGGAGCCTTGGGAGTCGAAGTTTCAGAGGATGACAGCGATGAAGGTAGTGACAGCGGCAGTGAGGAAGACAATGCAGAGGGAACACAGAAACAGCCGGATGTATTGGCGCCCGCGTCGGGTGAGGtggacgaagacgaaggtgATAACTCTGCAGACAGTTCAGAGTCAGAACCCGAAGCACCTCTGCCTGCAAAACGGAAACGGAAACAACAGCAGAATGAACCTGTGAtggccaaaaagaaaaagggcaaAAATACCGTCGAGATTGAGCCCTCGTTTTTTGATGAGTTATAA
- a CDS encoding Serine--tRNA ligase, cytoplasmic — MTLDILSFIDSKGGNSEEIRESQRKRGHSVELVDEIIQMYADWVKMDFDTNVLRKKVNEIQKQISAKKKAKEPADDLVAEKKEIDAQVEAKKKEAKEFEALMRQKASTVGNIVGKDAPVSLTEDDNTIIRIWDPTGEVADPAVREGIMPHHEVLLRLDAMDLDRGAKIAGHRGYYLTGDGVDLNQALISYGLDYLKTKGFKKIQPPFFMAKEQMAKTAQLDQFDEELYKVIGSDDEKYLIATSEQPISAFHSDEWFESPETQLPVKYAGYSTCFRKEAGSAGRDMWGIFRVHQFEKVEQFVITDPEKSWEMFNTMIENSEGFYKSLGLRYRVVGIVSGALNLAAAQKYDLEAWFPFQRAYKELVSVSNCTDYQSRRLEIRCGLKTKEQTRKVYVHMLNGTLCATERALCCLVENYQTPEGLVIPEALRPYMQGRDFLPFVKELPKGLQKKQA, encoded by the exons ATGACATTAGACATTTTAAGCTTTATCGACAGCAAGGGGGGGAACTCGGAGGAGATCCGCGAGTCGCAGCGGAAACGTGGGCACTCGGTCGAGTTGGTAGATGAGATAATCCAGATGTACGCTGACTGGGTGAAGA TGGATTTCGATACCAATGTATTGAGGAAAAAAGTGAACGAGATTCAGAAACAAATATCGGCAAAGAAGAAG GCAAAGGAACCTGCAGACGACTTAGTCgctgaaaagaaagagattgATGCCCAAGTTGAGGctaagaagaaagaggccaaGGAATTCGAGGCGCTGATGCGCCAGAAAGCCAGCACGGTTGGCAACATTGTTGGAAAGGACGCGCCTGTGAGCTTGACTGAG GATGATAATACTATAATTCGTATTTGGGATCCTACAGGCGAGGTCGCCGATCCTGCTGTACGAGAAGGTATCATGCCTCATCATGAAGTCCTTCTCCGCCTCGACGCTATGGACTTGGATCGGG GCGCTAAAATTGCTGGTCATCGTGGATACTATCTGActggtgatggtgttgaCCTTAACCAGGCCCTCATTTCGTATGGTCTTGACTACCTGAAAACCAAAGGCTTTAAGAAAATCCAGCCTCCCTTTTTCATGGCCAAGGAACAAATGGCAAAGACAGCTCAGCTCGATCAATTTGACGAAGAACTCTACAAG GTCATTGGCTCGGATGACGAGAAGTACCTAATCGCCACATCGGAGCAGCCTATCTCGGCCTTCCACTCGGACGAGTGGTTCGAGAGCCCGGAAACCCAGCTGCCTGTCAAGTACGCTGGATACTCGACGTGCTTCCGCAAAGAGGCTGGATCGGCTGGGCGTGATATGTGGGGCATCTTCCGAGTTCACCAGTTCGAGAAAGTTGAGCAATTCGTGATCACTGACCCGGAAAAGAGCTGGGAGATGTTCAACACGATGATCGAGAACAGTGAGGGATTCTACAAGAGCCTGGGACTGCGCTATCGCGTAGTGGGCATTGTTTCGGGCGCGCTGAATCTGGCGGCGGCGCAGAAGTACGACCTCGAGGCATGGTTCCCATTCCAACGGGCGTACAAGGAGCTGGTGTCGGTTTCGAATTGCACGGATTATC AGAGCAGAAGACTTGAGATCCGCTGTGGATTGAAAACGAAAGAGCAGACAAGAAAGGTGTATGTGCATATGCTGAACGGAACGCTTTGCGCAACTGAGCGGGCACT